A single region of the Prosthecobacter debontii genome encodes:
- a CDS encoding ABC transporter ATP-binding protein has product MSSTLASAGSAAPVYEAIDLKKDYDGGQVQALRGVSFRVNAGEFVAITGPSGCGKSTLLQMLGALDKPDTGTLNYRDQSLPDLTDPPAYRAHEIGFIFQAFHLLPTYTAVENVQIPMFEGKLGTKARRDRAIELLTQVGLSHRIHHFPGKLSGGERQRVAIARSLANNPGVLLADEPTGNLDSKNAAQVLELLVKLHQEQRTTLIMVTHDMSIARMAERVLLMKDGLIVSDGNLDVEPNQL; this is encoded by the coding sequence TACGAAGCCATCGACCTGAAAAAGGACTATGACGGCGGTCAGGTCCAAGCGCTGCGTGGGGTCAGCTTTCGGGTGAATGCGGGCGAGTTCGTAGCGATCACGGGCCCTAGCGGCTGCGGCAAAAGCACGCTGTTGCAGATGCTGGGTGCCCTGGATAAACCAGATACCGGCACGCTGAACTATCGCGACCAGTCCTTGCCAGACTTGACGGATCCTCCGGCTTATCGAGCCCATGAAATCGGCTTTATCTTTCAGGCCTTTCATCTGCTGCCGACTTACACCGCTGTGGAGAATGTGCAGATCCCGATGTTTGAGGGGAAACTGGGGACGAAAGCTCGTCGGGATCGTGCGATTGAATTGCTCACCCAAGTGGGTCTCAGTCACCGCATCCATCATTTCCCCGGCAAGCTCTCTGGGGGTGAACGCCAGCGAGTGGCCATTGCTCGAAGCCTAGCCAATAATCCAGGCGTGCTTCTGGCGGATGAACCCACGGGTAATCTCGACAGCAAGAACGCGGCGCAGGTCCTTGAACTCCTGGTGAAACTCCACCAGGAACAACGGACAACGCTGATCATGGTCACACATGACATGAGCATCGCTCGCATGGCGGAACGTGTCCTCTTAATGAAAGACGGACTCATTGTTTCAGATGGCAACCTCGACGTGGAGCCTAACCAGCTATGA
- a CDS encoding ABC transporter permease translates to MTFLTIVIRGLLRRRMRTALTLVGISIGIAAVVALVGISEGFEKSWAKGLNARGTDIVVSNMGGAMVPKPFRMDVRDRITALPEVAAADMLMVELMSVENANMIMVSAREWGGFTWENLKLISGRLPHDTKEPAAVLGQTAAEVLNKKVGDSLQIEATELTVVGIVNGGALVENGSIILALPILQEIMASEDKINVVDVRARAGMTEAELEALCAKINQLVPEVRAVSVAQHLSHSQGYQMIRAMSWGTSLLAVLVGVLGVMNTMLMTVFERKQEISVLLAIGWKRNRIVRMILWESALLGFAGGIGGVILGVVGTHLMQAAPAIKGLLEPDLGALLLLQAVAIAVTVGVLSGLYPAWRSARLNPAAALNG, encoded by the coding sequence ATGACTTTCCTAACCATCGTCATACGCGGCCTTTTACGCCGGCGCATGCGCACCGCGCTGACGCTGGTGGGCATCTCCATCGGCATTGCCGCCGTGGTGGCCCTGGTGGGCATTTCAGAAGGCTTTGAGAAAAGCTGGGCCAAGGGACTTAATGCCCGCGGCACCGACATCGTGGTGAGTAACATGGGAGGTGCCATGGTTCCCAAACCGTTTCGAATGGATGTGCGGGATCGCATAACCGCTCTGCCGGAAGTCGCTGCGGCAGACATGCTGATGGTCGAATTGATGAGCGTGGAAAATGCCAACATGATCATGGTCTCAGCACGTGAGTGGGGGGGATTCACGTGGGAAAATCTGAAGCTGATTTCGGGTCGGCTGCCTCATGATACAAAGGAACCCGCCGCAGTGCTGGGTCAAACAGCGGCTGAAGTGCTGAACAAAAAGGTTGGTGATTCGCTGCAAATCGAGGCGACCGAGTTGACGGTTGTCGGCATCGTCAATGGGGGGGCCCTCGTCGAGAATGGATCGATCATTCTAGCCCTGCCCATTCTTCAAGAAATCATGGCCAGCGAAGACAAAATCAATGTTGTGGATGTGCGTGCACGAGCTGGCATGACCGAAGCGGAACTGGAGGCCTTATGTGCCAAGATCAATCAGCTAGTCCCTGAGGTCAGAGCTGTATCCGTGGCTCAGCATTTGTCACACAGTCAGGGTTATCAGATGATTCGTGCCATGAGCTGGGGGACTTCGTTGCTGGCGGTTCTCGTCGGCGTGCTGGGTGTGATGAACACCATGCTGATGACGGTCTTTGAACGAAAACAAGAAATCAGCGTGCTTTTGGCCATCGGCTGGAAGCGCAATCGCATCGTGCGCATGATTCTTTGGGAGTCGGCCTTGCTGGGATTCGCTGGGGGCATAGGAGGTGTGATCCTGGGGGTGGTCGGCACGCATCTCATGCAGGCTGCACCTGCCATTAAAGGATTGTTAGAGCCGGATCTCGGCGCATTGCTTTTGCTGCAAGCTGTGGCGATCGCAGTCACGGTGGGGGTGCTCAGTGGTCTGTATCCAGCCTGGCGAAGCGCCCGTTTAAATCCGGCTGCGGCCCTCAATGGCTGA